A region from the Jaculus jaculus isolate mJacJac1 chromosome 18, mJacJac1.mat.Y.cur, whole genome shotgun sequence genome encodes:
- the LOC101599857 gene encoding LOW QUALITY PROTEIN: dual specificity protein phosphatase 13 (The sequence of the model RefSeq protein was modified relative to this genomic sequence to represent the inferred CDS: deleted 1 base in 1 codon; substituted 1 base at 1 genomic stop codon): MSXVGGRPLSCLERSQWEMKEKARTSLPPCPPSTRWVSLAKPVASWVPISLSGLGTASQREKMFFPVCTFSSYCLKESGKVGQNRPALSSRHQARVLVPTTPQFCRVPDGLSQLTPDTTHSIRVRPAQLPWPESWGMDSLQKQELRRPKIHEAVQVSPYQPPTLASLQRLLWVRRAATLTHINEVWPNLFLGDAYAARDKSRLVQLGITHVVNMAAGKFQVDTGAKFYRGTSLEYYGIEADDNPFFDLSVYFLPVAQYIRAALNTPRGRVLVHCAMGVSRSATVVLAYLMICENMTLVDAIQTVQAHRDICPNSGFLRQLQVLDNRLRKETGRL, translated from the exons ATGTCCTAGGTAGGTGGCAGGCCACTCAGC TGCCTTGAGAGGTCACAGTGGGAAATGAAGGAGAAAGCCCGGACTTCACTTCCACCTTGCCCGCCATCCACCCGCTGGGTGAGCTTGGCCAAGCCAGTGGCCTCCTGggtgcccatttctctttctggTCTTGGTACTGCCAGCCAGAGAGAGAAGATGTTCTTCCCAGTTTGCACCTTCTCGAGTTACTGCTTGAAGGAATCAGGCAAGGTGGGCCAAAATAGGCCTGCTCTCTCATCCCGACACCAGGCCCGGGTTCTGGTGCCTACGACACCTCAGTTCTGCAGGGTCCCAGATGGCCTGAGCCAGCTGACTCCAGACACAACCCACTCCATCCGGGTGAGGCCTGCCCAGCTGCCCTGGCCTGAGTCCTGGGG GATGGACTCCCTGCAGAAGCAGGAGCTCCGGAGGCCGAAGATTCACGAGGCAGTCCAGGTGTCCCCCTACCAGCCGCCCACGCTGGCCTCCTTGCAGCGCTTGCTGTGGGTCCGGCGGGCTGCCACGCTCACCCACATCAATGAGGTGTGGCCCAACCTCTTTTTGGGAGATGC GTATGCTGCCCGGGACAAGAGCAGGCTGGTTCAGCTGGGTATCACCCATGTTGTGAATATGGCTGCAGGCAAGTTTCAGGTGGACACGGGTGCCAAGTTCTACCGTGGAACGTCTTTGGAGTACTATGGCATCGAGGCTGACGACAACCCCTTCTTTGATCTCAGTGTCTACTTCCTGCCTGTTGCTCAATATATCCGAGCTGCTCTCAATACTCCCCGAG GCCGCGTGCTGGTCCACTGCGCTATGGGGGTGAGCCGCTCTGCCACTGTTGTCCTGGCCTACCTCATGATCTGCGAGAACATGACATTGGTAGACGCCATCCAGACGGTGCAGGCCCACCGTGATATCTGCCCCAACTCAGGCTTCCTCCGACAGCTCCAAGTTCTGGACAACAGGCTGAGGAAGGAAACTGGGAGACTCTAA
- the LOC101608793 gene encoding dual specificity protein phosphatase 13 codes for MAEASIPELGVDTEGAPCPSVLQLEELLRAGRVSCSHVDEVWPNLFIGDATTANNRFELWKLGITHVLNAAHGGLYCQGGPDFYGSSVSYLGVPAHDLPDFTISTYFSSAADFIHRALNTPGAKVLVHCVVGVSRSATLVLAYLMLHHRLSLRQAVITVRERRWIFPNRGFLHQLRQLDQQLRGTSQI; via the exons ATGGCTGAGGCCTCCATCCCAGAGTTGGGGGTAGATACGGAAGGCGCACCTTGTCCCAGCGTCCTGCAGCTGGAAGAACTCCTGAGGGCGGGAAGGGTCTCTTGCAGCCATGTAGATGAAGTTTGGCCCAACCTCTTCATAGGAGATGC GACCACAGCAAACAACCGCTTCGAGCTGTGGAAGCTGGGCATCACGCATGTGCTGAATGCCGCCCACGGGGGACTCTACTGTCAGGGTGGTCCTGACTTCTACGGCAGCAGTGTGAGCTATCTGGGGGTGCCAGCCCACGACCTCCCTGACTTCACCATCAGCACTTACTTCTCTTCTGCAGCTGACTTCATTCATCGTGCCCTCAACACACCTGGGG CCAAGGTCCTGGTGCACTGTGTGGTGGGCGTGAGCCGCTCGGCCACACTGGTCCTGGCCTACCTCATGCTGCACCACCGGCTGTCCCTGCGCCAGGCCGTGATCACCGTGAGGGAGCGTCGCTGGATCTTCCCCAACCGAGGCTTCCTCCATCAGCTCCGCCAGCTGGACCAGCAACTGAGGGGCACGAGCCAGATCTGA